The following nucleotide sequence is from Mesorhizobium sp. J8.
AGCCGAGCCACTGAGCGAAGAGCAGCAGGCGGCGGTCAGGGAACTGCGCCGCCAATACACCAATCTCACCTGCCTGCCTGTCGAGTTCGTCGAGCGCCAGACGGTGGCGCGCATGCGCTCCGAGCAGCTCTGGCGGAGCTTGCGCGCCACGAACGACTGGGCTGGCTTCCTGCCCGCGCTGGAAGGCGTCGTGGCCCTGGTGCGGGAGGAAGCCGCCATGCGTGCCGACGTGCTCGGCCTGGCGCCCTATGATGCGCTGATGGAGCAGTATGATCCCGGCAACCGTGCGGCCGACATCACGCCGGTCTTCGCCGAGCTGAAAGTCTTCCTCAAGGATTTCCTGCCGCGGGCGCTGGCCGCGCAGGAGGCGCGGCTGGCAAAACACCCGTTGAAGCCGCTTTCGGGCAGCTATCCCGTCGACCGCCAGCGCGAGCTCGGACTTGCCATGATGGCGGCCGTCGGCTTCGACCTCACCCATGGCTCGCTCTCGGTATCGCACCATCCTTTCTGCGGCGGCGTGCCCACCGACGTGCGCATCACCACCCGCTACAAGACCTCCGACTTCCTGTCGGCGCTTATGGGCGTGCTGCACGAGACCGGCCACGCGCTCTACGAGCAGAACCTGCCGAAGGCCTGGTCGCATTGGCCGCTCGGCAAGGCGCGCGGCATGGCCGTGCATGAGAGCCAGAGCCTGTTCGTCGAAAAGCAGATCGGCCGCAATCCGGCCTTCTGGCGCTGGGCGCTGCCGGTGGTCGAAAAGCATCTCGGCGAAACCTGGTCGATCGACGAGATCCTGCCGCATGTCCATCACGTCGAGCGCGGCCTGATCCGCGTCGACGCAGACGAGGTCACCTATCCGCTGCATGTCATCCTGCGCTACGAGCTCGAGCAGGAGCTCGTCGCCGGCCGGTTGGAAGTCGCCGATCTGCCCGAGGCGTGGGACGCCAAGATGCGCGATTATCTTGGCCTCTCGACCATCGACAACCCGGCCGACGGACCGATGCAGGACGTGCACTGGCCGGGCGCCGCTTTCGGCTATTTCCCCTCCTACACGCTGGGCGCCATCATGGCGGCGCAGCAATGGGCGGCACTGACCAGGGAGCATCCGTCGGCGGACGCGGATCTCGCCAAGGGCGATTTCAGCGCCGTCAACGAGTGGCGTCGCGACAGGATCTGGTCGCAGGGCTCGCGCTGGTCGACGCCGGACCTGCTCGAGCGCGCCACTGGTGAGAAGCTCAACGCCGTTTACTTCACGGAGCACCTGCGCAGGCGTTACGGCAACTGACGCATCCGTCGATGTCTGTTGAGCCACAGCGCAAAACATGCGCGGCCGGGCTTTACTTTGGCGGGAAAGACTCTGACAAAGAGTCTGGTTGCGTCAACGGGCTTGGATTGTGGGTAACAGTCTTCGCGGGGTCAGGTCTTTCCGCTGCCTCCTGCTCTTTTTAGTCTCGCTGGCAGGTCTGATCTCGCCTGCAGGCGCCGACGAGATCGTCCGCAAGGGGCCGGAAGCGGACTGGATCAAGGCCGTCGTTATCCCGGCTGCCGATCCGGCGCGCGCCGACCGCATCAAAAACGGCATTTCATGGCTGCTGGCGGATGAGCAGATTATCCATCGCGAGCATGGCTACGACGACTATTGGCGCTCCGTCTACAAAATAGTCGACCGTCCCGGCCTGGAACGGGGCGCCAGCATCGACCTGCAATTCGATCCCTCACGCCACAGGGTCACGCTCAATCATCTCATCATCATCCGCGACGGCCAGGTACTGGACCGGCTAGCCGATGTCAGGTTCGACATTTTCCGCCAGGAGAAGGACGCCGAAAAAGGCATCTATGATGGCTGGCTGACCGCTCACGTCAACATCGACGATGTGCGCGTCGGCGACATCGTCGACTATGGCCAGACCTATGAGAATACACCGCTCGTCGGCAAGGATCTGTTCTTCGACAGTTTCGCGACCGAATGGGACGAGCCGGTCGGGTTGATCCGCACCAGCATCACCTGGCCGGCCGCGCAGCCGCTGGCGATCAAGCCGCGCGGAACCGATATCAAGCCCGTCGTCTCCACGTCGGGCTCGGACACGGTCTATCTCTGGGAGATCGCGGATCCGAAACCCGTCAAGGTCGAGGACAATCTGCCGGCGGAATTTCCGGCGTGGGGATCGATCGACATCTCCTCGATCGCGAGCTGGCAGGGCGTGGTGGACGCCATCCAGCCTTATTACAAGCCGGCGACCACCTTCCCCGCTGCCTTCGCCGCGAAGTTGGACGAGATCGCGGCCAAGCACCCGCAACCCGAGGATCGCATGATCCAGGCGATGCGTCTCGTCCAGGATGAGATCCGCTATGTCAGCCTGTCGATGGGCTCAGGCTCATACATTCCGCGCGACCCGGCGACGGTCATCCAGAGCGGCTTCGGCGATTGCAAGGACAAGGCCCTGCTCTTGGCTTCGGCGCTGCGGCGGCTGGGCGTCCCGGCGCAGGTGGCGTTGGCCGACCTCGACAAGGGCCGCGCGCTGGACCAGCATCTGCCGGCAATCCGCGCCTTCGACCACGCCATCGTCAAGGCAACGATCGGCGCCAAGACATACTGGCTCGATGCCACCAACTACCTGCAGGGCGGCGATGCCAGCAACTTCTGGCAGCCGGATTACGGCTTTGCCTTGCCGCTGTTCGGCAACGGTCAACTGGAGAAGATGCCCGGTCAGCAGCTGACCGGCCCGTCCATCAAGGTCGCCGAGGACTTTTCATTTCCCGACAAGCATGATGGCCACCTGACGCTGGCGGTGCTTTCGACCTATTCGGGCGCCGACGCGGATGAGATGCGCAGCAGCTTGGCCAGCCGATCGCTGAGCGACCTATCGGACTCCTACCTGAAATATTACAGCAAGCGTTATCCCGGCATTGAGAGCGCGGCCAAGCTGGAGGTTTTCGACAATCGCGACGGCAACATCATCAATGTGCGGGAGAGCTACCAGCTACCGGCGCAGGCGTTGGCCACCAACGATCTGGCCAAGAATTTTCCGCTCAAGGCGGCCGATCTCGGCACCGATCTGCCGACGCCGACCATGGTGGACCGCGTCGGGCCGGTCGCGCTGGGCACGCCGATCTATCGCAGCCACGCCATAACGGTCAGCAATCTGAAGGCAAGGTTTTCCGGCGAGGACATGAAAAATGTCGTGACGCCCTATCTCTCGCTGAGATCGTCATGGAGCAACACACCGACCACATTCGAGGTGAAGTGGGACTTCCGGACGCTGGCGAGTGAGGTTCCGGCTAAGGCGATCGGCGACTATCTGAAATCGGTCAAGGATGTCGGCGACAACATCGACTGGTCTTTCAACTTCGCCTATCAGGATGCGCCGGACGATCCCGCGCCCGTCGCCGAGCCCGATAAAGCAGTACGATTGACTACCATATTGCTGGTGCTCTCGTTCTTTGTCGGCGGGCCATTACTGATGGCCTACCGGCGCAGCAAATCTTAAATTCACTCCGCCGCGCCCTTGAAGGCATTGGCGCCGGTCTCGAACTGCAGCTTGGCGAGCCGCGCGTAGATGCCGCCCTTGGCGACCAGGCTCTGATGCGTGCCTTCCTCGACGATGCGGCCGCCTTCCATAACTAGGATGCGGTCGGCCTTGAGCACGGTCGCCAATCGGTGCGCGATGACGATGGTGGTGCGGCCGCGCATCAGCCGTTCCAGCGCCCTTTGCACCAACGTCTCGCTCTCGGCGTCGAGCGCCGAGGTCGCTTCGTCGAGCAGGAGGATCGGCGCGTCGCGCAGGATGGCCCGGGCGATCGCGACGCGCTGCCGCTGTCCACCGGACAGCGTCACGCCACGCT
It contains:
- a CDS encoding carboxypeptidase M32 translates to MSFQKLDELGHKLEALEHALAILGADEATHMAVGGGEKRAEAMSSLAGMLHAQATAPEIGDWIAAAEAEPLSEEQQAAVRELRRQYTNLTCLPVEFVERQTVARMRSEQLWRSLRATNDWAGFLPALEGVVALVREEAAMRADVLGLAPYDALMEQYDPGNRAADITPVFAELKVFLKDFLPRALAAQEARLAKHPLKPLSGSYPVDRQRELGLAMMAAVGFDLTHGSLSVSHHPFCGGVPTDVRITTRYKTSDFLSALMGVLHETGHALYEQNLPKAWSHWPLGKARGMAVHESQSLFVEKQIGRNPAFWRWALPVVEKHLGETWSIDEILPHVHHVERGLIRVDADEVTYPLHVILRYELEQELVAGRLEVADLPEAWDAKMRDYLGLSTIDNPADGPMQDVHWPGAAFGYFPSYTLGAIMAAQQWAALTREHPSADADLAKGDFSAVNEWRRDRIWSQGSRWSTPDLLERATGEKLNAVYFTEHLRRRYGN
- a CDS encoding DUF3857 domain-containing protein, with the translated sequence MGNSLRGVRSFRCLLLFLVSLAGLISPAGADEIVRKGPEADWIKAVVIPAADPARADRIKNGISWLLADEQIIHREHGYDDYWRSVYKIVDRPGLERGASIDLQFDPSRHRVTLNHLIIIRDGQVLDRLADVRFDIFRQEKDAEKGIYDGWLTAHVNIDDVRVGDIVDYGQTYENTPLVGKDLFFDSFATEWDEPVGLIRTSITWPAAQPLAIKPRGTDIKPVVSTSGSDTVYLWEIADPKPVKVEDNLPAEFPAWGSIDISSIASWQGVVDAIQPYYKPATTFPAAFAAKLDEIAAKHPQPEDRMIQAMRLVQDEIRYVSLSMGSGSYIPRDPATVIQSGFGDCKDKALLLASALRRLGVPAQVALADLDKGRALDQHLPAIRAFDHAIVKATIGAKTYWLDATNYLQGGDASNFWQPDYGFALPLFGNGQLEKMPGQQLTGPSIKVAEDFSFPDKHDGHLTLAVLSTYSGADADEMRSSLASRSLSDLSDSYLKYYSKRYPGIESAAKLEVFDNRDGNIINVRESYQLPAQALATNDLAKNFPLKAADLGTDLPTPTMVDRVGPVALGTPIYRSHAITVSNLKARFSGEDMKNVVTPYLSLRSSWSNTPTTFEVKWDFRTLASEVPAKAIGDYLKSVKDVGDNIDWSFNFAYQDAPDDPAPVAEPDKAVRLTTILLVLSFFVGGPLLMAYRRSKS